The region GCCGGTTTTTTATCAATTTATATTTAATTCGGCTAAAGATGATGCCTGCTTGATATATTTATTTTCAGATGCTGTTACTTGGCTTTTTACTTTAAAGAATATATTTAAATTGTGAAAACTGATGTATAAAAACAGAAGCCCACACAAAACTGTAAAAACCAGTAGAAATCTATTTTTCGGAGTAAGCTTTTTAATTCTTACATGGCTCACGAGCCAAGAAATTAAAATAAAAAAACTTAGAGGAATAATAAGGTATATCGGATGACTTTCTTCTATAACCAACTCTAAATTAAACTTCCTAGGATAAAGAATAAGATAAGTTCCTAAAGTATGCATTACAATAAGTAAGATCAAAACAATGATATTGATTATAAGTAACTTTTTGGAAACCATATACATATAAATATTTTAAGATGATGCTAATGTAAAAAAAGCTGTAAACATAGCCCCACTAATCAACAGAATAAAAACAGCAAATTTTTTTATATCATCTAAACCTCTTCCTTCTTTTAAGATCAGTTTTCTGAAACCTCCCGAAATTAAAGTCAGTAATGCTGTCATGAAAAGCAATCCCAAAGCAGTACAAACTCCTATTCCAAAAGGATGATTTGTATTTTTACCTGATAACAAAGGAACAAAATCATAAAGAAAAAGGGCGTTCCAAAGGAAAATAAAGGCAATGGGTAAAATAGGTTTTAATGGAAATCCTCCCTGTTTTTGCTGCTCAATTATTTTCATATCTTTTTCGGAAATGGAAGAATATATTTTATCTAAAAATCCGGTACCTTGAATTTCATGAATAACAGAATCGGGATCTCTCATTGTCCAGAAAATCACGTTTTGATTATAGTTTTCAACTCTGTGTACTATTTTAATTCCCTGACCAATCAAAGGAAGTGAAGAATAGGGTTTTATTAAAATAATATCCTGCGGCTGAAAAATAAGATTTCCAACAAGTGAAGCATTTATTTTCAGTGTATTTTCATCTACATATAATTCAGCAAAAGGATAAGTAGCGTTGGCTCTTCCTATTCTTGCGCCACCTGTGAGCTTGAATTGTTTCATGATTAGTTATTTTATGATTCTTAATGATGCTAATAATTGGCTATTAAGTGGCTGGATAAGGAATTGCCCTATCTTTTTCTATAGGATTATAATATTGCTTAATCATATTTTGAAGATGTTTCTTTTTTTGATCAAGCTGATCCTGAGTCGTTATCTTTTCTCCTGAGATAATAACGGTCCCTCCGTTTTTTAAGCTGTTACTCATATCTTTCACAGGATCGGCATAATAATCAAGTTTAACTTTATGATATTGTTTAAGGCTTACTGGAATAGGCTTGTTGCCGTAATGAGTTTCCAGGAAATTAACTGTAGAATAGGTTTCCGGAATATTGATGTTTTTTACAAGCTTATATTTAAAATCATTATTGGCATCCGAGAGTTCGAAAATAAGACCCGGTAATCCTTTAAATTTATAAGGCCCTTCCTGAAAAGGAATTTCTGTAGAGAACCATGCTGTCCATTCTCTTCCTCCAAAATTTGTGGTTGCTTTCTGTAGGGTGTATTGATCTGCTTTTTTGGTTTCGGTACCGATTTTCCAATTCATCTTATCAGTTGAGTTAATGACGAAATAGTCGTACATATTATCATGAAAAGACTGGTTGTCGAATGAATTGGCTTTTCGGATAATGAGCTGGTCGCTTTGTGTATTGGCTTGCCAGTTTTGTCTGGTTTTCTTACTGATAGAATCCATTTCAAGAAATTTATAATCATAAAATTTTACTTGCTCCTTATCAATGTCGAGAACCATATTCATTTTTTTCTCTTTGCCACCGAGCTTTATTTCTAATTCGTAAATAAATCTCCGGGTCTGTGAGAACACGGAGGTGAAGAGCAGTAAAAGAAATACTGCTAAAGTTTTTTTCATATATATTATTTTTGGTGTTGCAATTAATACTCAAATTCTATTCCGCCCAGGTAGGTCAGAGAAAAATCATCATTTTCTATGGACGAAGGTTTAGGAATTTGCCCCTGGCTTACGAAGATTAACGAATTAATATCAAACTTAAGATTTATTTCATTGATCCTCTGAACCAATACAGGAAGCCAGTCTTCAGCAAAAGAAAAATCTGCGAACTTTTCAAAAAGACCAAGATTAGAATCATCAAAACCGTATTCTATCAAATCCTGATCAAACCAGAGGGTATTTTGAGACTCCGCAAATTTTGAAACAAAAATATCATCAGAATCCTCCTCCAGATAAAAGTTTTCGTCCTCTTCTACAAAATTGTAAAAATCATCCTCGCTATTGAAATTTCCTACCCAAAAATCTAGTACTTCTGTATTCATAATTATTTAATGGTTATCTCTTAATATATTTTAAGATTTATGCTGGCAAATTTAGTTATTTAAAAATATCCATAATCTTTTGAAGAAAGCTTTTATTCTTTACTAATTGTGTTTTTTCCAGATAAGGTGTTTCTAAAACTGTATTTTATTATCGTTGAGCTCTTCATTGATAAAGTTTTCATTTATTGAATAATAACTCATGAAAATTTCATTTAAATTATTTATCAGTACATTGTTTCCAGCATAATGATCAACTCTAGTTTTGATGATTTTAAGACCTGTAAACCATTTTAAATATAAATTGCGAATGTGATTTTCCACTTCATTTTCAGGTATTTCAGAACTTACAAAATGAAAACCTGCGGTATGATTGATTAAAGTTTGAGTAAAGAACGAATCTATAAGATCTGTAAAAGAGTTCATTCGTGTTGTAAGATTTTCCTCTTCTTCATCATCGTCCCAATATTCACTCATAATCCAGACCTTAGGATTATCTCCTTCATCCGGATAAATCAATGAAATATAATCATTTCTTCTTTCTGAGATTATGATAACGGGTTGATTTGCTGTGAAATTATTGCTTTCAAAAATCTGTTCTCCAAATTCGGTAGTATAATCAAGATCTTCATACGACATGTTTTCAGCATCCATAAAATCAAATAAAAAAAACTTTCCAATGCTTCTCAGATATTCTTCATAAGCTAGGGGAAGTTTCCCTTTTTTATCGATAAGAGCTTTGATGTCATCATCATTGCACCCTGCAATTCCTTTTGTATTCTTGTCTATTTTAAGAATGGTCAAATATTCTTTTAAAGTTTGAAAATACTCTTTGTAGATATTCATAATTTTTATTGTATGCGTTTTTGTTTTTCACTTTCCTTAATGGTCCTCTCCAATCTCGACAACCTCGTTTTCTCCTGTTTGGCACTCATAATCCAGTGAAGCATTACTTTTTTATAAGATGGAGCCTGGCTGTTAAAGAATTCCCACGCTTTTTTGTTCGCTTTAAATTGCTTTTCAAATTCAAGATCGAGCATTGCCAGCTCTTTTTCATGAGAATAAATGGCTGATTTTTCCTCTTTTCTCAATTTGAAAGCTTTCAAGCCTGCCGCACTCATTAGACCTGCTTTTGTGAGTTCTTCGACTTTTTTAATATTGATAGCACTCCAGATACTTGTGGGTTTTCGGGGAGTGAAACGGATGCTGTAGCTTTCCTCATCAATCGATTTTCTCACACCGTCTATCCAGCCAAAACATAAAGCCTGATCTACAGATTCGGACCAGGTCATAGAAGGTTTCTTTGTTCCGACCTTGAAAAATCCAACGAGAAGTTCTTTTTCGTGTTGATGATTTTCCTCAAGCCAGTTTCGGAACTCTTGTGGGGTTGGGAAGAATGTTGGTGACATTTAGGTTAATTTATTTTGCAATTTCAATTTTTACAATCTCATTAAATTTATCTCCTTTGCTGTAAGTAACTCTTACGTTTAGATTATTATATAAGTCATTACTTCTGTCACCTCCGAAATGATTAAATTCAGATATGGCATTTTCAGAATATTGAAAAACCACAGAATTTACTTCAAAACTATCAATTTTTTGCTTTCCTTCTAATCTTTCTTTGTAATTGGAAATTTTACCTTCTACTTTTCCCAATTTTTCCGATTCAAGAAGTTTTGTAATTCGTTCTTTTGTATTATCAGGAGTGAAAAATCTTAGATAAATATATCCGGGAAGTGATGTTACAATGAATAAACTTATTAAAACTAAGTAAAGCTTTTTATCCTCGTTCTTCTGAAATTTCAATACTAAGAAAAATGCAATTCCTGAAAGAATAAATAGCATTAAACAGACTGAGTAAGATTTAATCGAATTACTTGGAGTGTCTAGAAGTGACCAATAAGTATAATATTCCACAGTTATTTGAATGAATGATTTGACTCAAATTTAACACATTTTATGCAAGTGATGGAGCATGTAAAATAAAATTGTAACATTTTGTAATCATAACAATAGATGTAATATTCAGGAATTTTTCAGAGGTTCCTTTTTGATTGCTTACATTTGTATACATTCTTGTCTTTAAGAATGAAAATGAGTTTATTTATGACCAACGGAAAATACAACGAGACCATTCATACAGATCCAAATAATTACGAATATATTACAATTTCTAATGACGAAAATAAGGTAAGAATCTATACATTAAAGAATGGCTTAAAAGTTTTTTTAGCCCAGAATTTTGATGCACCAAGAATTCAGACCTATATTCCGGTGAGAACGGGAAGTAACAATGACCCTTCTGATAATACAGGATTAGCCCATTATCTTGAACACATGATGTTTAAAGGAACATCAAAGATTGGAACACAGAACTGGGAAAAGGAAAGTGAGTTATTAAATCAGATATCAGACTTATACGAGCAACACAAAGCTGAATCAGATCCCGATAAAAAGAAAGAAATCTATAAAAAAATAGATGAAATTTCTCAGGAAGCAAGCCAGTATGCGATTGCCAATGAATATGATAAGGCAATTTCATCATTGGGAGCAACAGGAACCAATGCGCATACCTGGTTTGATGAAACGGTATACAAGAACAACATCCCCAATAATGAGCTTGAAAAATGGCTGAAAGTTGAAAAAGAAAGATTCTCTGAAATCGCTTTGAGACTTTTCCACACTGAACTGGAATCTGTATATGAAGAATTTAACAGAGCTCAGGATAATGATTCGAGATTGGTGAATTATGAACTGATGGATGCGCTTTTTCCAACCCATCCGAACGGACAGCAGACAACACTGGGAAAACCGGAACACCTGAAAAATCCTTCTATGAAGGCAATTCATAAATATTTTGATGAATATTATGTGCCTAATAATTATGCGGTGGTTTTAGTCGGGGATTTAGATTTTGAAAAAACGATTCAGCTTATAGATCAGTATTTTGGAGCCATTCCTTACAGAGAGCTTCCGAAAAAAACTCCGGTTACTGAAAAACCGATTACAGAAATTGTAAAAAGAACGGTGAAAAGCCCGACTACATCCAGAGTACAGTTAGCCTGGAGAACACAAAGCTACGGAACCCGGGAAGCGATATTAGCGGATATTGTAGCCAATATTCTGAGTAATAGAGGAGAAGCCGGATTACTGGATTTGAATATTAATCAGACTCAAAAACTGCTTTGGGGGCAGGCTTTTTCTGTAGGATTAAAGGAATACGGATATTTTTCCATTGTTGCCGTTCCTAAAGAAACCCAGACTTTGGATGAAGCTAAAGAATTGGTTTTAGAGCAGATTGAATTATTGAAAAGCGGAGATTTTCCGGATTGGATGCTTCCTGCTATTATCAACGACTTTAAGCTGCAGAGAATGAAAACCCTGGAAACAGCAGACGGATTGGCAACTAATCTTTATGATACTTACATTAAAGGAAGAACCTGGGAACAGGAACTCAATGAAATGGATGAATATGCTGAGTTTACAAAAGAAGATGTAGTGAATTTTGCCAATGAATTCTTCAGGGAAAATTATGTAATTGTATATAAAGAAAAAGGAATTAATGACAGGTTAATCAGAGTTGAAAATCCAGGAATCACCCCTGTGAAAATCAACCGTGAAAATCAATCTGAATTTTTACAACAGATTCTGGCGGAAAAAACTGAAGATATAAAGCCTGAATTTATTGATTATCAGAAAGAAATTAAAACAGATGTAATTAAAGATAAAAAAATAAGTTTCGTTAAAAATAAATATAATGATATTGCCCAGGTTCATTTTATTTTTCCTTTTGGAAGCGATCATGACCGCGATTTGGGAATTTCTACTCAGGTTCTTCAGTATTTGGGAACTGATCAGTTTTCACCCGAAGATCTTAAAAAAGAATTTTTTAAAATCGGGGTTTCCAATGATTTTAAAACCACCAATGACCAGCTTTTAATTTCTTTAAGCGGGCTGGAGGAGAATATAGAAAAGGGGATTGAACTTCTTCAACATTGGATGTATAAGATAAAGCCTGATCAGGAAATTTATCAGCAGTTCGTAGAAACTGTTTTAGAGAACAGAGCGGCTGTAAAAAAAGATAAAGGCCGGATTATGGCGGCTTTAACAAATTATACAAAATTAGGGGCGCTCTCACGGTTTACAGATGTTATTTCTGAGGAAGAGCTTAAAAATACTGATGTTGAAGTATTCACTGATAGGATGAAAAATCTGTTTAAATTCCCTTATCAGATATTTTTCTACGGGAGAAATTTTGAAAACTTTATGACTTATATTGGTAAATATACGGAGAATGCAAGTCTTCAGATTTCGGAGCCGAAACAATATCCGGAACCGGAAACAATGGGAAATGTTTATTTTACCAACTATGATATGGTGCAGATGGAAATGAGCAAAGTGGGACGGGGAAATCCTGTAAATATTGAAAACTTTGGGAAAATCAACGTCTTTAATGAATATTTCGGTAGAGGATTATCGTCCATCGTGTTTCAGGAAATTCGTGAAAGTAAAAGCTTGGCATATTCTGCCTATGTTTCTTATGCTCCTAATTCAGAATTGAATCATCCAGATTATATCACAACCTATATTGGAACACAGCCAGATAAGTTACAGATTGCGGTAGATACCATGGCAGAATTGATGAGTGAGCTTCCTGAAGTTCCCAGCCAGTTTGAAAATGCCCGAAATGCGGCGTTAAAACAAATTGCTTCAACCAGAATTACAAGAACCAATATCTTTTTTAATACACTGAGACTGAAAAAACTGAATATTCACTATGATTTTAGAAAAGATATTTATCATCAGATTCAAAAGCTGAGTTTTGAAGATCTGAAACAGTTTTATAATAAAGAAATTAGACCCATTCATTTTAATACAGCCATTATCGGAAAAAAAGAAAATCTGAATATGGAAGCCGTAAATAAAATGGGAACCTTTAAAGAAGTAAGCCTGAAAGATATTTTTGGACATTAAAAAAATAAAACCCCCGAACATTCTCGGGGGTTTTATTTTGTATTGATATAGTAAAAACTAATTATTTTACAACTTTCATTTCATCAATCAGCCATTTTGAATCGGCATATTTATCGATGATGAAAAGAATGTATTTGGTATCCACCATAATGTTTCGGCTGAAACGAGGGTCATAATTGATGTCACTCATTGTTCCTTCCCACTGTCTGTCGAAGTTCAGCCCAACAAGGTTTCCGTTAGCATCCAGAGCAGGGCTTCCTGAGTTTCCTCCTGTAGTATGGTTGGTTGCTGTAAATCCTACCGGAACATCTCCTGTTTTATCTTTATAAATTCCGAAGTCTTTTTTGTTGTAAAGATCAATCAGTTTCTTAGGAACATCGAATTCATAATCACCGGGAATATATTTTTCCAATACGCCTGCCAAATGGGTTTGGTA is a window of Candidatus Chryseobacterium colombiense DNA encoding:
- a CDS encoding insulinase family protein, with the protein product MTNGKYNETIHTDPNNYEYITISNDENKVRIYTLKNGLKVFLAQNFDAPRIQTYIPVRTGSNNDPSDNTGLAHYLEHMMFKGTSKIGTQNWEKESELLNQISDLYEQHKAESDPDKKKEIYKKIDEISQEASQYAIANEYDKAISSLGATGTNAHTWFDETVYKNNIPNNELEKWLKVEKERFSEIALRLFHTELESVYEEFNRAQDNDSRLVNYELMDALFPTHPNGQQTTLGKPEHLKNPSMKAIHKYFDEYYVPNNYAVVLVGDLDFEKTIQLIDQYFGAIPYRELPKKTPVTEKPITEIVKRTVKSPTTSRVQLAWRTQSYGTREAILADIVANILSNRGEAGLLDLNINQTQKLLWGQAFSVGLKEYGYFSIVAVPKETQTLDEAKELVLEQIELLKSGDFPDWMLPAIINDFKLQRMKTLETADGLATNLYDTYIKGRTWEQELNEMDEYAEFTKEDVVNFANEFFRENYVIVYKEKGINDRLIRVENPGITPVKINRENQSEFLQQILAEKTEDIKPEFIDYQKEIKTDVIKDKKISFVKNKYNDIAQVHFIFPFGSDHDRDLGISTQVLQYLGTDQFSPEDLKKEFFKIGVSNDFKTTNDQLLISLSGLEENIEKGIELLQHWMYKIKPDQEIYQQFVETVLENRAAVKKDKGRIMAALTNYTKLGALSRFTDVISEEELKNTDVEVFTDRMKNLFKFPYQIFFYGRNFENFMTYIGKYTENASLQISEPKQYPEPETMGNVYFTNYDMVQMEMSKVGRGNPVNIENFGKINVFNEYFGRGLSSIVFQEIRESKSLAYSAYVSYAPNSELNHPDYITTYIGTQPDKLQIAVDTMAELMSELPEVPSQFENARNAALKQIASTRITRTNIFFNTLRLKKLNIHYDFRKDIYHQIQKLSFEDLKQFYNKEIRPIHFNTAIIGKKENLNMEAVNKMGTFKEVSLKDIFGH
- a CDS encoding immunity 22 family protein, whose product is MNTEVLDFWVGNFNSEDDFYNFVEEDENFYLEEDSDDIFVSKFAESQNTLWFDQDLIEYGFDDSNLGLFEKFADFSFAEDWLPVLVQRINEINLKFDINSLIFVSQGQIPKPSSIENDDFSLTYLGGIEFEY
- a CDS encoding GLPGLI family protein yields the protein MKKTLAVFLLLLFTSVFSQTRRFIYELEIKLGGKEKKMNMVLDIDKEQVKFYDYKFLEMDSISKKTRQNWQANTQSDQLIIRKANSFDNQSFHDNMYDYFVINSTDKMNWKIGTETKKADQYTLQKATTNFGGREWTAWFSTEIPFQEGPYKFKGLPGLIFELSDANNDFKYKLVKNINIPETYSTVNFLETHYGNKPIPVSLKQYHKVKLDYYADPVKDMSNSLKNGGTVIISGEKITTQDQLDQKKKHLQNMIKQYYNPIEKDRAIPYPAT
- a CDS encoding YdeI/OmpD-associated family protein, translating into MSPTFFPTPQEFRNWLEENHQHEKELLVGFFKVGTKKPSMTWSESVDQALCFGWIDGVRKSIDEESYSIRFTPRKPTSIWSAINIKKVEELTKAGLMSAAGLKAFKLRKEEKSAIYSHEKELAMLDLEFEKQFKANKKAWEFFNSQAPSYKKVMLHWIMSAKQEKTRLSRLERTIKESEKQKRIQ